Proteins co-encoded in one Stenotrophomonas maltophilia genomic window:
- a CDS encoding M15 family metallopeptidase — MTSRTCISLVLAIALAATAHAAEPPRVSPATDAAEAGLVEIGTLSPHIEMDIRYATANNFTGARVPGYEAPSCYLLAPVAKALAQVEQDLRAQGFGLRVYDCYRPVRSVQAFMAWVNDPNERSRKAVQYPDLEKPRLLADGYIAERSGHSRGATVDLGLLDCRSGGCTVLEMGTDFDFFGPRAHTQTTGLSEAQQANRQQLVRAMARRGFVNYPQEWWHYTFQPEPDPGTAYDVPVR, encoded by the coding sequence ATGACTTCCAGGACCTGCATTTCACTCGTACTGGCGATTGCCCTGGCCGCGACCGCCCACGCCGCTGAGCCACCCCGCGTTTCGCCGGCCACCGATGCGGCGGAGGCTGGGCTGGTGGAGATCGGCACGCTGTCGCCGCACATCGAGATGGATATCCGCTATGCGACGGCGAACAACTTCACCGGTGCGCGCGTCCCCGGCTACGAGGCGCCGTCCTGCTATCTGCTGGCGCCGGTCGCGAAGGCACTGGCCCAGGTGGAGCAGGACCTGCGCGCGCAGGGCTTCGGCCTGCGTGTTTACGACTGCTATCGACCGGTGCGTTCGGTGCAGGCTTTCATGGCCTGGGTGAACGATCCGAACGAGCGCTCGCGCAAGGCGGTGCAGTATCCAGACCTGGAGAAGCCGCGCCTGCTGGCCGACGGCTATATCGCCGAGCGCTCCGGTCACAGTCGCGGTGCCACCGTAGATCTGGGGTTGCTGGATTGCCGCAGCGGTGGTTGTACGGTGCTGGAGATGGGCACCGACTTCGATTTCTTCGGCCCGCGTGCGCATACGCAGACGACCGGGCTGAGTGAAGCACAGCAGGCGAACCGCCAGCAGCTGGTGCGGGCGATGGCGCGGCGCGGCTTTGTGAACTATCCGCAGGAGTGGTGGCACTACACGTTCCAGCCCGAACCGGACCCCGGCACCGCCTACGACGTTCCCGTGCGGTAG
- a CDS encoding DUF2145 domain-containing protein → MDRFYRLPRAALLFASLLATTPAWANSTECREHYPSVASQAAMLDVAWTTAERLDALPEVDVVVAARGGQDLSRYGLRHSHLAFLLRDDDGRWRAMHLLNRCKTDSSQLYHEGLGNFVGESAGHTDVRIGIPSPALRAALKAMLAAPSIQPKALHETRYNVVAYPFATDYQNSNQWVLEVLAAAMAQADGAPAIVKREQAQQWLRQQKYQPSVLHIGLGKRVGARLFVANATTTDHPAGERISGNYSVVTVESVFDFLHQRSQLQQELVIPHVPVAGAAAAAP, encoded by the coding sequence ATGGATCGTTTCTATCGCCTGCCCCGCGCCGCGCTGCTGTTCGCCAGCCTGCTGGCGACCACACCCGCCTGGGCCAACAGCACCGAGTGCCGCGAGCACTACCCCAGCGTGGCGTCGCAGGCGGCGATGCTGGACGTTGCCTGGACCACCGCCGAACGCCTGGACGCGCTGCCCGAGGTGGACGTGGTGGTGGCCGCGCGCGGTGGCCAGGACCTGAGCCGTTACGGCCTGCGCCACAGCCATCTGGCCTTCCTGCTGCGCGACGACGACGGCCGCTGGCGCGCGATGCACCTGCTCAACCGCTGCAAGACCGACAGCTCGCAGCTGTACCACGAGGGCCTGGGCAACTTCGTCGGTGAAAGCGCGGGGCATACCGATGTGCGCATCGGCATCCCTTCGCCGGCGTTGCGTGCGGCGCTGAAGGCGATGCTGGCCGCGCCGTCGATCCAGCCCAAGGCGCTGCACGAAACCCGGTACAACGTGGTGGCCTATCCGTTCGCCACCGATTACCAGAACTCCAACCAGTGGGTGCTGGAAGTGCTGGCCGCAGCAATGGCACAGGCCGACGGCGCGCCGGCCATCGTCAAGCGCGAACAGGCCCAGCAGTGGCTGCGGCAGCAGAAGTACCAGCCCAGCGTGCTGCATATCGGCCTGGGCAAGCGCGTGGGTGCGCGCCTGTTCGTGGCCAACGCCACCACCACCGATCATCCCGCCGGCGAACGCATCTCCGGCAACTACTCGGTGGTGACGGTGGAATCGGTGTTCGACTTCCTGCACCAGCGCAGCCAGCTGCAGCAGGAACTGGTGATCCCTCATGTGCCGGTGGCTGGTGCTGCCGCCGCCGCGCCCTGA
- a CDS encoding EF-hand domain-containing protein: protein MTIRNRKPLIALIVAAGSVLAIPAMAQSAKQQAAQAQNEAAQAQQAAAQAGQAADQATNAAAAASAQANGGGQTWASIDTDGNGTISKTEAQVNAGLAQVFDQADSNKDGELSADEYKAYVAAQQAGAGGAAQGAQGR from the coding sequence ATGACTATTCGCAACCGCAAGCCCCTGATCGCCCTGATCGTCGCCGCCGGCAGCGTACTGGCCATTCCGGCGATGGCGCAGTCGGCCAAGCAGCAGGCCGCGCAGGCGCAGAACGAGGCCGCGCAGGCCCAGCAGGCAGCGGCTCAGGCGGGTCAGGCTGCTGACCAGGCGACCAATGCGGCCGCGGCGGCATCGGCGCAGGCCAATGGCGGTGGCCAGACCTGGGCCAGCATCGATACCGATGGCAACGGCACCATCAGCAAGACCGAGGCGCAGGTGAACGCGGGTCTGGCACAGGTGTTCGACCAGGCCGACAGCAACAAGGACGGCGAGTTGAGCGCCGATGAGTACAAGGCCTACGTGGCCGCCCAGCAGGCGGGTGCGGGCGGCGCTGCGCAGGGCGCGCAGGGCAGGTAA
- the glnE gene encoding bifunctional [glutamate--ammonia ligase]-adenylyl-L-tyrosine phosphorylase/[glutamate--ammonia-ligase] adenylyltransferase: MTLAPAELPASLQPLVDRALSRLTQVLPEPVTVELQPLLIRLAVTSDFALDTLVRQPALLAQLAAPGCPPIPAPVLDPLQPSDWPAQLRRWRAAMSTRLIWRDLAGLDDVAQTLAGATTLAEDCLRLALEALQQEFAQRHGVVCDSEGHPQQLVVFGLGKLGGGELNFSSDIDLVYAYPHGGESDGPRALAAEEYFARLGQRLAKLLDETTVDGFSHRVDLRLRPFGSAGRVALSFAAMDQYFQREGRDWERYAWLKARAVAGDIAAGEAWLQTLRPFVYRRYLDFTALDGLREMKAAITAEVARRELHEDIKRGAGGIREIEFLCQALQLIRGGREPALRERRLLVALEALVAAGQIAAEDGAALREAYLFLRRLENRLQMLRDAQTHVLPSDALDRERIAIGLGYPDWDVLRAALAVQQQRVSTEFAALLAPRKGQAAPDALANYWRSLPDGSDAPLLAEAGFLDANGADQSLRDFAQGTGVKSLSDAARARLDRVLPALLHAATRSPQPDAALKRVLGLLQAVLRRTSYLALLDEQPSALARLVDVLARSALLAERLAAYPLLLDELLDVRVSGPMPDADGMLAECRQVLSVEDPESALRWLNETRLALSFRMAMATLDGRQGAVDSTRQLAELAQAVVITVLAMAEADMRAAHGEIPGGRFAIIGYGSLGGLELGFGSDLDLVFLHDNPAGVDASDGARPLEPGRWYARLAQKVMALLGAVTAAGRLYDIDVRLRPDGGKGSLVSSLASYTEYQRERAWTWEHQALVRARGVAGDASLLADFEQVRAQTLGRERDQATLYADVLKMRGRMRTELDRSDAARLDLKQGAGGVVDLEFLLQTGVLARSAQHAALLQPRDTPSLIDALAVTGFLPDGTAQALHSAHATLLEVGLACTLDRRPRLAATTPAIEQACAAITSACVEAELPFA, translated from the coding sequence ATGACCCTCGCCCCCGCTGAACTGCCCGCCTCCCTGCAGCCGCTCGTCGACCGCGCGCTGTCGCGATTGACCCAGGTTTTGCCCGAGCCCGTCACGGTCGAGCTGCAGCCGCTGCTGATCCGGCTGGCTGTGACCAGCGACTTCGCCCTCGATACGCTGGTGCGCCAGCCGGCCCTGCTGGCGCAGCTGGCTGCCCCCGGTTGCCCGCCGATCCCGGCGCCGGTGCTCGACCCGCTGCAGCCCAGCGACTGGCCGGCACAGCTGCGGCGTTGGCGTGCGGCGATGTCCACGCGGCTGATCTGGCGCGACCTGGCCGGTCTGGACGACGTGGCGCAGACCCTGGCCGGTGCCACCACCCTGGCCGAAGACTGCCTGCGGCTGGCGTTGGAGGCCCTGCAGCAGGAGTTCGCGCAGCGCCACGGCGTGGTCTGTGATTCCGAGGGCCACCCACAGCAGCTGGTGGTGTTCGGCCTTGGCAAGCTCGGCGGCGGCGAGCTGAACTTCAGTTCCGATATCGACCTGGTCTACGCCTACCCGCACGGCGGTGAATCCGACGGCCCGCGCGCACTGGCCGCCGAAGAGTATTTCGCCCGCCTCGGCCAGCGCCTGGCCAAGTTGCTGGACGAAACCACGGTCGATGGCTTCAGCCACCGCGTCGACCTGCGCCTGCGCCCGTTCGGCAGCGCTGGCCGCGTCGCACTTTCGTTTGCGGCGATGGACCAGTATTTCCAGCGCGAGGGCCGCGACTGGGAACGCTATGCCTGGTTGAAGGCGCGTGCAGTGGCCGGTGATATCGCTGCCGGTGAAGCATGGCTGCAGACCCTGCGCCCGTTCGTGTACCGGCGTTATCTCGATTTCACCGCGCTCGATGGCCTGCGCGAGATGAAGGCGGCGATCACCGCCGAGGTCGCGCGCCGCGAACTGCATGAAGACATCAAGCGTGGTGCCGGTGGCATCCGCGAGATCGAGTTCCTGTGCCAAGCGCTGCAGCTGATCCGTGGCGGCCGCGAGCCGGCGCTGCGTGAGCGCCGCCTGCTGGTGGCGCTGGAGGCACTGGTGGCCGCCGGGCAGATCGCGGCGGAGGATGGCGCCGCGCTGCGCGAGGCCTACCTGTTCCTGCGCCGCCTGGAAAACCGCCTGCAGATGCTGCGCGACGCGCAGACCCACGTGCTGCCCAGCGATGCCTTGGACCGCGAGCGCATCGCCATCGGCCTCGGCTACCCGGACTGGGACGTGCTGCGCGCGGCGCTGGCCGTGCAGCAGCAGCGGGTCAGTACCGAATTCGCCGCGCTGCTGGCACCGCGCAAAGGACAGGCCGCGCCTGACGCGCTGGCCAACTACTGGCGCAGCCTGCCCGACGGCAGCGATGCACCGCTGCTGGCCGAAGCCGGTTTCCTCGATGCCAACGGCGCCGACCAGTCACTGCGCGATTTCGCCCAGGGCACCGGCGTGAAATCGCTGTCCGACGCCGCACGCGCACGCCTGGACCGCGTGCTGCCGGCGCTGCTGCATGCGGCCACGCGCTCGCCGCAACCGGACGCGGCGCTCAAGCGCGTGCTCGGCCTGCTGCAGGCGGTGCTGCGCCGGACCAGTTATCTGGCGCTGCTGGACGAACAGCCGAGCGCGCTGGCGCGGCTGGTGGACGTGCTGGCGCGCAGCGCATTGCTGGCCGAACGGCTGGCGGCGTATCCGCTGCTGCTGGACGAACTGCTGGACGTGCGCGTGTCCGGGCCGATGCCGGATGCGGACGGCATGCTGGCCGAGTGCCGGCAGGTGCTCTCGGTGGAGGATCCCGAATCCGCGCTGCGCTGGCTCAACGAGACGCGGCTGGCGCTCAGCTTCCGCATGGCGATGGCCACGCTGGACGGCCGTCAGGGCGCGGTGGACAGCACCCGGCAACTGGCCGAGCTGGCACAGGCCGTCGTCATCACGGTGCTGGCGATGGCCGAGGCGGACATGCGCGCCGCGCACGGCGAGATTCCCGGCGGCCGCTTCGCGATCATCGGCTACGGCAGCCTGGGTGGTCTTGAACTGGGCTTCGGTTCCGATCTGGACCTGGTGTTCCTGCACGACAATCCGGCCGGGGTGGATGCCAGCGATGGCGCGCGCCCGCTGGAACCGGGGCGCTGGTACGCGCGCCTGGCGCAGAAGGTGATGGCCCTGCTCGGTGCGGTCACCGCTGCCGGGCGCCTGTACGACATCGACGTGCGCCTGCGCCCGGATGGCGGCAAGGGTTCGCTGGTGTCTTCGCTGGCAAGCTACACCGAGTATCAGCGCGAACGCGCCTGGACCTGGGAACACCAGGCGCTGGTGCGTGCGCGTGGTGTGGCCGGTGATGCCAGCCTGCTGGCCGACTTCGAGCAGGTGCGCGCGCAGACGTTGGGTCGCGAACGCGATCAGGCCACGCTGTATGCCGATGTGTTGAAGATGCGCGGCCGCATGCGCACCGAGCTGGACCGAAGTGATGCCGCGCGGCTGGACCTGAAGCAGGGCGCCGGTGGCGTGGTGGACCTGGAGTTCCTGCTGCAGACCGGCGTGCTGGCGCGCAGCGCGCAGCATGCGGCGCTGCTGCAGCCGCGTGATACGCCATCATTGATCGATGCATTGGCCGTTACCGGTTTCCTGCCCGATGGCACTGCGCAGGCGCTGCACAGCGCACATGCCACGCTGCTGGAGGTGGGTTTGGCCTGCACGCTGGATCGGCGGCCACGTTTGGCAGCGACCACCCCGGCCATTGAACAGGCCTGCGCGGCGATCACTTCGGCGTGCGTTGAGGCGGAGTTGCCGTTCGCCTGA
- a CDS encoding malonic semialdehyde reductase, with the protein MSHALDAAALDQLFRTARTQNAFLDKPVSDSLLQELYELVKWGPTAANTTPARFVFVKSAEAKAKLAPALSEGNHDKTMAAPVTVIIGFDLDFHEKLPYLFPHTDAKAWFEGPREGRHEAAIRNGSLQGAYLILAARALGLDAGPMSGFDNAKVDEAFFAGTAIKSNFLVNLGYGDSAGLFPRLPRLSFDEAARIA; encoded by the coding sequence ATGTCCCACGCGCTTGACGCTGCCGCCCTGGACCAGCTGTTCCGTACCGCCCGCACCCAGAACGCCTTCCTCGACAAGCCGGTGTCCGACAGCCTGCTGCAGGAACTGTACGAGCTGGTGAAGTGGGGCCCGACCGCAGCCAACACCACCCCGGCCCGCTTCGTCTTCGTGAAGTCGGCCGAGGCCAAGGCCAAGCTGGCCCCGGCCCTGTCCGAAGGCAACCACGACAAGACCATGGCCGCCCCGGTCACCGTCATCATCGGTTTCGACCTGGATTTCCACGAGAAGCTGCCGTACCTGTTCCCGCACACCGATGCCAAGGCCTGGTTCGAGGGCCCGCGTGAAGGCCGCCACGAAGCCGCCATCCGCAACGGCAGCCTGCAGGGCGCCTACCTGATCCTGGCCGCGCGCGCGCTGGGCCTGGATGCCGGCCCGATGTCCGGCTTCGACAATGCCAAGGTGGACGAGGCGTTCTTCGCCGGCACCGCCATCAAGTCGAATTTCCTGGTCAACCTGGGTTACGGTGACTCGGCGGGCCTGTTCCCGCGTCTGCCGCGCCTGTCGTTCGACGAAGCGGCGCGCATCGCGTAA
- a CDS encoding HAD family hydrolase, translated as MNTSTPAPSRAIGLVGFDGDDTLWKSEDYYRKAEQDYLDLLSRYVDVHDTQTARHLLEVQQRHLGTFGYGVKSMTLSMIEAAIDITGQRIEAKDIQRILDIGHATLGHPVELIDGVREAVAAIAEHYPVVLITKGDLFHQEAKIKVANLAELFPRIEIVSEKDPETYARVLSEFDLPMQRFVMVGNSLRSDIEPVVTLGGWGVHTPYAVTWAHETQHGVAEDEPRMVTADSAHDWPAALAAIEAKAAAAA; from the coding sequence ATGAATACCTCCACGCCTGCGCCGTCGCGCGCCATCGGCCTGGTCGGTTTTGACGGTGACGATACGCTGTGGAAGAGCGAGGACTACTACCGCAAGGCCGAGCAGGATTATCTTGACCTGCTGTCGCGCTACGTCGACGTGCATGACACCCAGACCGCGCGCCACCTGCTGGAAGTGCAGCAGCGCCACCTGGGTACCTTCGGCTACGGCGTGAAGAGCATGACCCTGTCGATGATCGAAGCGGCCATCGACATCACCGGCCAGCGCATCGAAGCCAAGGACATCCAGCGCATCCTCGATATCGGCCATGCCACCCTGGGGCATCCGGTCGAGTTGATCGACGGTGTGCGCGAAGCGGTGGCGGCCATCGCCGAGCACTACCCGGTGGTGCTGATCACCAAGGGCGATCTGTTCCATCAGGAAGCCAAGATCAAGGTCGCCAACCTGGCCGAGCTGTTCCCGCGCATCGAGATCGTCTCCGAGAAGGATCCGGAAACCTACGCCCGCGTGCTGTCCGAGTTCGACCTGCCGATGCAGCGCTTTGTGATGGTCGGCAACTCGCTGCGTTCGGATATCGAGCCGGTGGTCACCCTCGGTGGCTGGGGCGTGCATACGCCGTACGCGGTGACCTGGGCGCACGAGACCCAGCACGGCGTGGCCGAGGACGAGCCGCGCATGGTCACCGCCGACAGCGCCCACGATTGGCCGGCCGCGCTGGCCGCGATCGAGGCCAAGGCCGCTGCTGCGGCCTGA
- a CDS encoding queuosine precursor transporter, producing MSVRPAPVFAPLTPSALVLAVLAMGAVVLLSNVLVQYPINDWLTWGAFSYPVAFLVSNLINRRFGPGPARRVAWIGFLVAVVLSVWVATPRIAIASCSAFIVAQLLDITVFDRLRRGSWWRAPMVATTCSATVDTTIFWSIAFAGSALPWVSWAAGDLAVKLAIGVCLLAPFRALLWKMAPLRTAG from the coding sequence ATGTCCGTGCGTCCTGCCCCTGTCTTTGCCCCGCTGACCCCGAGCGCCCTGGTGCTGGCGGTACTGGCGATGGGCGCGGTGGTGCTGCTGTCGAACGTGCTGGTGCAGTACCCGATCAACGACTGGCTGACCTGGGGTGCCTTCAGCTATCCGGTGGCGTTTCTGGTCAGCAACCTGATCAACCGCCGCTTCGGCCCGGGCCCCGCACGCCGCGTGGCGTGGATTGGTTTCCTGGTGGCGGTGGTGTTGTCGGTGTGGGTGGCCACGCCACGTATTGCCATTGCCTCGTGCTCGGCGTTCATCGTGGCGCAGCTGCTGGACATCACCGTGTTCGACCGCCTGCGCCGTGGCAGCTGGTGGCGCGCGCCGATGGTGGCCACCACCTGCAGCGCGACGGTGGACACCACGATCTTCTGGTCGATCGCGTTTGCCGGTTCGGCGCTGCCGTGGGTGAGCTGGGCCGCCGGCGACCTGGCGGTGAAGCTGGCGATCGGCGTGTGCCTGCTGGCCCCGTTCCGCGCGCTGTTGTGGAAGATGGCGCCGCTGCGCACCGCCGGCTGA
- a CDS encoding acetyl-CoA hydrolase/transferase family protein: MSVDRIANARLRDRVVSAEAAAALIQPGETVAMSGFTGSGYPKAVPVELARRIEAVHAQGNPFQIKLMTGASTAPELDGALAKADGIAMRMPFQSDPDARNRINEGKLDYIDIHLSHVAQHVWFGFYGEIDTAVIEVSAIREDGSLVPSTSVGNNKTWLDLAKKVIVEVNEWQPAGVDGMHDIYYGTALPPHRKPIPLVNANDRIGDTALRCDPDKIVAVVRTNGPDRNSPFSPIDATSEQIASHLIEFLQHEVKKGRLPPNLLPLQSGVGNIPNAVLAGLAKSGFRDLAAFTEVIQDGMLDLLRDGVLSYASCTGFALSPQANETFKEHIDFYRERIIMRTQEISNHPELVRRLGCIGMNGMIEVDIYGNVNSTHVMGTRIMNGIGGSGDFARNGFLSAFLSPSTAKNGTISAIVPMASHVDHTEHDVSVIVTEQGLADLRGLTPRKRAQVLIDNCAHPDFRAQLQDYFDRASRESYGKHTPHLLPEALSWHQRWLDTGTMKG, from the coding sequence ATGTCTGTTGATCGCATCGCCAACGCGCGTCTCCGTGACCGCGTGGTCTCCGCCGAGGCCGCAGCCGCGCTGATCCAGCCCGGTGAAACCGTGGCCATGAGCGGCTTTACCGGCTCCGGGTATCCCAAGGCCGTTCCCGTCGAACTGGCCCGCCGCATCGAAGCGGTGCACGCCCAGGGCAACCCCTTCCAGATCAAACTGATGACCGGCGCCTCCACCGCGCCGGAACTCGATGGCGCGCTGGCCAAGGCCGATGGCATCGCCATGCGCATGCCGTTCCAGAGCGACCCGGATGCGCGAAACCGCATCAACGAGGGCAAGCTGGATTACATCGACATCCACCTCAGCCACGTGGCCCAGCACGTGTGGTTCGGCTTCTACGGCGAGATCGATACCGCGGTGATCGAAGTGTCGGCCATCCGCGAAGACGGTTCGCTGGTGCCCTCCACCTCGGTGGGCAACAACAAGACCTGGCTGGACCTGGCGAAGAAGGTGATCGTCGAGGTCAACGAGTGGCAGCCGGCCGGCGTCGATGGCATGCATGACATCTACTACGGCACCGCGCTGCCGCCGCACCGCAAGCCGATTCCGCTGGTGAACGCCAACGACCGCATCGGCGATACCGCGCTGCGCTGCGACCCGGACAAGATCGTGGCGGTGGTGCGCACCAACGGCCCGGATCGCAACAGCCCGTTCAGCCCGATCGATGCCACCAGCGAACAGATCGCCTCGCACCTGATCGAGTTCCTGCAGCACGAAGTGAAGAAGGGCCGCCTGCCGCCGAACCTGCTGCCGTTGCAGTCGGGCGTGGGCAATATTCCCAATGCGGTGCTGGCCGGCTTGGCCAAGAGTGGTTTCCGCGACCTGGCCGCGTTCACCGAAGTGATCCAGGACGGCATGCTCGACCTGCTGCGCGACGGCGTGCTGAGCTATGCCTCGTGCACGGGTTTTGCGCTGAGCCCGCAGGCCAACGAGACGTTCAAGGAGCACATCGATTTCTACCGCGAGCGCATCATCATGCGCACGCAGGAGATCTCCAACCATCCGGAACTGGTGCGCCGCCTGGGCTGCATCGGCATGAACGGCATGATCGAGGTGGACATCTACGGCAACGTCAATTCGACGCACGTGATGGGCACGCGGATCATGAACGGCATCGGCGGTTCGGGTGACTTTGCCCGCAACGGTTTCCTGTCGGCATTCCTGAGCCCGTCCACCGCCAAGAACGGCACCATCTCGGCAATCGTGCCGATGGCCAGCCACGTCGACCACACCGAGCACGACGTGTCGGTGATCGTCACCGAACAGGGCCTGGCCGATCTGCGCGGGCTGACCCCGCGCAAGCGCGCGCAGGTGCTGATCGACAACTGCGCGCACCCGGATTTCCGCGCGCAGCTGCAGGACTACTTCGACCGTGCCAGCCGCGAGAGCTACGGCAAGCACACCCCGCACCTGCTGCCCGAAGCGCTGTCGTGGCACCAGCGTTGGCTGGATACCGGCACGATGAAGGGCTGA
- the hglS gene encoding 2-oxoadipate dioxygenase/decarboxylase HglS, whose amino-acid sequence MSASFVSPDVIRRLFAQAMSRMYRTEVPLYGTLVELVERINAQVLAQDPALAAQLQRNDERARLDEERHGAIRVGTVQELATLRRLFAVMGMYPVGYYDLSVAGVPVHSTAFRPLTGAALAQNPFRVFTSLLRLELIEDEALRAESATILARRRIFTDGALALIEQAERDGGLSQADAERFVEQALETFRWHGDATVDLPTYHALHNAHRLVADVVSFRGPHINHLTPRTLDIDAAQTAMIEHGMAAKAVIEGPPRRDCPILLRQTSFKALEEAVHFPDSEGGDAGTHTARFGEIEQRGLALTPKGRALYDQLLAQARDAGGAGSTGGDYGQRLQAVFASFPDDHDTLRQEGLGYYRYQLTDAGRAAPERVADLPAEVLVAAGLATADPIVYEDFLPVSAAGIFQSNLGGEEQRAYAAHANREAFEQALGVAVNDEFEIYERLQAESLAALRTA is encoded by the coding sequence ATGAGCGCCTCTTTCGTTTCGCCTGATGTGATCCGCCGCCTGTTCGCACAGGCCATGTCCCGCATGTACCGCACCGAAGTGCCGCTGTACGGCACGCTGGTGGAACTGGTGGAGCGGATCAACGCGCAGGTGCTGGCCCAGGACCCGGCGCTGGCCGCGCAGCTGCAGCGCAACGACGAGCGCGCGCGCCTGGATGAAGAGCGCCATGGCGCCATCCGCGTTGGCACCGTGCAGGAACTGGCCACGCTGCGCCGCCTGTTCGCGGTGATGGGCATGTACCCGGTGGGCTACTACGATCTGTCGGTGGCCGGTGTGCCGGTGCATTCCACCGCGTTCCGCCCGCTCACCGGCGCCGCGCTGGCGCAGAACCCGTTCCGCGTGTTCACCTCGCTGCTGCGCCTGGAGCTGATCGAAGACGAAGCGCTGCGTGCCGAATCGGCAACGATCCTTGCCCGCCGCCGCATCTTCACCGACGGCGCGCTGGCGCTGATCGAGCAGGCCGAGCGTGACGGTGGCCTGTCACAGGCCGATGCCGAGCGTTTTGTCGAGCAGGCGCTGGAGACCTTCCGCTGGCATGGTGATGCCACCGTCGACCTGCCGACCTACCACGCCCTGCACAACGCGCACCGCCTGGTGGCCGACGTGGTGAGCTTCCGTGGCCCGCACATCAACCACCTGACCCCACGTACGCTGGACATCGATGCCGCGCAGACTGCGATGATCGAGCATGGCATGGCGGCCAAGGCGGTGATCGAAGGCCCGCCGCGCCGTGACTGTCCGATCCTGCTGCGCCAGACCAGCTTCAAGGCGCTGGAAGAGGCCGTGCACTTCCCGGACAGCGAAGGCGGCGATGCCGGCACCCACACCGCGCGTTTCGGCGAGATCGAACAGCGCGGCCTGGCCCTGACCCCGAAGGGCCGCGCGCTGTACGACCAGCTGCTGGCACAGGCGCGCGATGCCGGTGGAGCCGGCAGCACCGGTGGCGACTACGGCCAGCGCCTGCAGGCGGTGTTTGCCAGTTTCCCGGATGACCACGACACCCTGCGCCAGGAAGGGCTGGGCTATTACCGCTACCAGCTGACCGACGCTGGCCGCGCCGCACCGGAGCGCGTGGCCGATCTGCCCGCCGAAGTGCTGGTGGCCGCGGGCCTGGCCACGGCCGACCCGATCGTCTACGAAGATTTCCTGCCGGTCAGTGCCGCGGGCATTTTCCAGTCGAACCTGGGCGGCGAGGAGCAGCGCGCCTATGCCGCGCATGCCAACCGCGAGGCATTCGAACAGGCGCTGGGTGTGGCGGTGAATGACGAGTTCGAGATCTACGAGCGGCTGCAGGCCGAATCGCTGGCGGCGCTGCGCACCGCCTGA
- a CDS encoding mitochondrial fission ELM1 family protein: MVKRSSAPWTVTDGRAGNVRQAVALASALRQGTHRPLLLQPRAPWRWLSPRRLPGDVNGYGEALATLAADPPALAIGCGRQAAGALRVLRARGSQVVQILDPRLGARHWDVVVVPEHDRLRGSNVLTLLGSLNPVDDDWLAWGRAAFAGFSTLPGPRTALLVGGPTPLAPWDETAMVGVFRALAEQIRSEGGSLLATTSRRTPPALAEILRATFADLPHVIWGDGGDGVNPYGGLLGWANRVVVSPDSVNLLSEACATRMPVMVALADTVQGRLARFQQQLRERGRLQPKWLDWQYERIEPLRETARIAAEVKQRLALR; the protein is encoded by the coding sequence ATGGTGAAACGATCGAGCGCGCCCTGGACGGTCACCGACGGCCGCGCGGGCAATGTCCGCCAGGCGGTCGCGCTGGCCTCGGCGCTGCGCCAGGGCACCCATCGGCCGCTGCTCCTGCAGCCGCGTGCACCGTGGCGCTGGCTGTCACCTCGCCGCCTGCCCGGTGATGTGAATGGCTATGGCGAGGCATTGGCGACACTGGCTGCCGACCCGCCGGCATTGGCGATCGGCTGTGGCCGCCAGGCCGCCGGTGCCCTGCGCGTGCTGCGTGCACGCGGCAGCCAGGTGGTGCAGATCCTTGACCCGCGCCTGGGCGCGCGCCATTGGGATGTGGTGGTGGTGCCCGAGCACGACCGCCTGCGCGGCAGCAACGTGCTGACCCTGCTCGGCAGCCTCAACCCGGTGGACGACGACTGGCTGGCCTGGGGCCGCGCCGCGTTCGCCGGCTTCAGCACGCTGCCCGGCCCGCGCACCGCACTGCTGGTGGGCGGCCCTACGCCGCTGGCGCCGTGGGACGAGACCGCGATGGTCGGTGTGTTCCGCGCCCTGGCCGAGCAGATCCGCAGCGAAGGTGGCAGCCTGCTGGCGACCACCTCGCGACGCACGCCGCCGGCGCTGGCCGAGATCCTGCGCGCGACCTTCGCCGACCTGCCGCACGTGATCTGGGGCGACGGCGGCGACGGCGTGAATCCGTATGGCGGCCTGCTCGGCTGGGCCAACCGCGTGGTGGTATCGCCCGATTCGGTGAACCTGCTCTCTGAAGCCTGCGCCACGCGCATGCCGGTGATGGTGGCGCTGGCCGACACCGTGCAAGGGCGGCTGGCGCGCTTCCAGCAGCAGCTGCGCGAACGCGGGCGCTTGCAGCCGAAGTGGCTGGATTGGCAGTACGAGCGCATCGAACCACTGCGCGAAACCGCGCGGATTGCCGCCGAGGTAAAGCAGCGCCTGGCACTACGGTAG